One genomic segment of Flagellimonas marinaquae includes these proteins:
- a CDS encoding site-specific integrase, translated as MKTSHTFSILFWINKSRAIKNKAEIFVRVTANGKRANIGIKRKIDIDLWDNQNKKVKGKTKESQEINRHLNLVQARLLNIYQDLKYKGDLITPQLVKSLYNGENINSKTLLDLLEHHNRKIENTLAPGTIRNFGITENYINRFLKNNLKTTDVYLRQLNYKFISDLERFLVNYYPKGHPKAMSHNTVMKHLQRLRKIINLAYQLEWIDRDPFLRWKPTFEQKQREFLTANELNNLETYNFLIERLDRVRDLFVFSCYTGISYSDLMKLTKINLIVGTDGNNWIATKRLKTKTSVRVPLLGPAINILDKYKNHPVTSYSRTLLPKISNEKTNLYLKEIADAVGIKKNLTFHMARHTFATTVTLSNGVPIETVSKMLGHTKLATTQIYARVLDKKISEDMLALQKKLKIKPIL; from the coding sequence ATGAAAACATCACACACCTTTTCAATCCTATTCTGGATCAACAAATCACGAGCTATTAAAAATAAAGCGGAAATCTTTGTAAGAGTAACCGCAAATGGGAAAAGAGCCAATATTGGTATTAAGAGAAAGATCGATATTGATCTTTGGGACAACCAAAACAAAAAAGTAAAAGGAAAAACAAAAGAGTCACAAGAAATCAATCGACATTTAAATCTAGTTCAAGCTAGATTATTGAATATTTACCAAGATTTAAAATACAAGGGAGACTTAATAACTCCGCAATTGGTCAAATCACTTTACAACGGAGAAAACATCAACTCCAAAACTCTTTTGGATTTACTGGAACACCATAATAGAAAAATCGAAAACACTCTAGCCCCAGGTACCATTAGAAATTTTGGAATCACCGAGAATTACATTAACAGATTTCTGAAAAACAATTTAAAAACAACTGATGTTTATCTACGTCAACTTAACTACAAGTTCATTTCAGACCTTGAAAGGTTTTTGGTTAATTACTATCCAAAGGGTCATCCCAAGGCTATGAGCCATAATACAGTAATGAAGCATCTTCAAAGGCTTAGAAAAATCATCAATCTTGCTTATCAATTGGAATGGATTGATAGAGATCCCTTTTTGCGTTGGAAACCGACATTTGAACAAAAACAAAGAGAATTCTTAACTGCAAACGAACTAAACAATTTAGAAACCTATAACTTCCTAATTGAGCGATTAGATCGGGTTAGGGACCTTTTCGTTTTCAGCTGTTATACTGGAATCAGTTATTCAGACCTTATGAAGTTGACAAAAATCAATCTAATTGTTGGAACAGATGGTAATAACTGGATTGCTACAAAAAGACTAAAAACGAAAACTTCTGTCAGAGTCCCTCTATTAGGACCAGCCATTAATATTTTGGATAAATACAAAAACCACCCTGTTACATCATACTCAAGAACACTTTTACCAAAAATCAGCAACGAAAAAACCAATCTATATTTAAAAGAGATTGCAGATGCAGTTGGAATTAAAAAGAATTTAACTTTTCATATGGCGCGCCATACATTCGCCACAACAGTGACTTTATCAAATGGTGTACCAATAGAAACGGTATCCAAAATGTTGGGACATACCAAATTGGCCACTACTCAAATTTATGCTCGTGTTTTGGATAAAAAAATATCTGAAGATATGTTGGCTTTACAAAAGAAGCTTAAAATCAAACCAATATTATAA